A region from the Streptosporangium sp. NBC_01756 genome encodes:
- a CDS encoding ABC transporter permease: MTAETVAVARVRPLGGALGLRHLITPLAVCAALAALYTWIGTVELDSIERRSLNRTVILTKAVEHIQMTLVATALVVVIAIPLGIVASRARNRLITPVILTAANLGQAVPCIGLLVLCTFLMGVGFQTALVGLVAYAVLPVLRNTMIGVQQVDPALIEAARGMGMTRGQILRRVELKLAVPAILAGLRTALVLTVGVATLGAFVAAGGFGELIINGLKLNRMPVTVVGAVLTACIAFAVDWLGALAENLLKPRGM; encoded by the coding sequence GTGACCGCTGAGACAGTCGCCGTCGCCCGGGTGCGACCGCTCGGAGGAGCTTTGGGGCTGCGCCATCTCATCACCCCGCTCGCCGTCTGCGCCGCGTTGGCCGCCCTGTACACCTGGATCGGCACAGTCGAGCTCGACTCCATCGAACGGCGCAGCCTCAACCGGACGGTGATCCTGACCAAGGCCGTGGAGCACATCCAGATGACCCTCGTGGCGACGGCGCTCGTGGTGGTCATCGCGATCCCGCTCGGCATCGTCGCCTCGCGCGCCAGGAACCGGCTGATCACGCCGGTCATCCTCACCGCGGCCAACCTGGGCCAGGCGGTTCCCTGCATCGGGCTTCTCGTGCTGTGCACCTTCCTGATGGGAGTGGGCTTCCAGACCGCCCTGGTGGGGCTGGTGGCATACGCGGTGCTCCCGGTGCTGCGCAACACGATGATCGGGGTTCAGCAGGTCGATCCGGCTCTCATCGAGGCCGCCCGGGGCATGGGGATGACCAGAGGGCAGATCCTCCGGCGGGTGGAGCTCAAGCTGGCCGTTCCCGCGATTCTCGCCGGTCTGCGGACGGCGCTCGTCCTCACCGTCGGCGTCGCCACACTCGGCGCGTTCGTCGCCGCGGGTGGCTTCGGTGAGCTGATCATCAACGGGCTCAAGTTGAATCGCATGCCCGTGACCGTCGTCGGCGCCGTGCTGACCGCGTGCATCGCCTTCGCCGTCGACTGGCTGGGAGCGCTCGCCGAGAACCTGCTCAAGCCCCGCGGCATGTGA
- a CDS encoding glycine betaine ABC transporter substrate-binding protein: MGARTLRHTLALLAAATLTAATVSGCGAADAVEASSAGDELAGAEFVIGSKDFTENIMLGQIAVHLLKAHGAEVVDKTNLGGTAPNRKALESGSIDMYWDYSGTGWIEHLKNATPIQDSAEQFKATAAADLEKNKIQWIGPTPLNNTYALAIRSEKAKELGVKTISDVVELSRSKPEEVTVCIETEFSTRDDGLPGLSKAYGMTIPKDRISLLDTGVVYTETDKGQTCNFGEVFTTDGRIAALGLTVLQDDKRFFPSYNAAVTLRQETYQKYPALEKVLQPVIDKLDDATMQKLNARVDVDGEEPGKVSADWLDKSGFLGGGA, from the coding sequence ATGGGTGCACGAACCCTCCGCCATACGCTCGCCCTGCTCGCCGCCGCGACGTTGACCGCTGCCACCGTGAGTGGCTGCGGTGCCGCCGACGCCGTCGAAGCCTCGAGCGCGGGCGACGAGCTCGCCGGCGCCGAGTTCGTCATCGGTTCCAAGGACTTCACCGAGAACATCATGCTCGGACAGATCGCCGTGCACCTGCTCAAGGCACACGGGGCCGAGGTCGTCGACAAGACCAACCTCGGCGGCACCGCTCCCAACCGTAAGGCTCTGGAGTCCGGCTCGATCGACATGTACTGGGACTACTCAGGCACCGGATGGATCGAGCATCTGAAGAACGCCACCCCCATCCAGGACTCGGCCGAGCAGTTCAAGGCCACGGCGGCGGCGGACCTGGAGAAGAACAAGATCCAGTGGATCGGGCCGACCCCGCTGAACAACACCTACGCCCTGGCGATCCGTTCGGAGAAGGCCAAGGAGCTCGGCGTCAAGACGATCTCCGACGTGGTCGAGCTGTCGCGGTCCAAGCCCGAGGAGGTCACGGTGTGCATCGAGACGGAGTTCTCGACCCGTGACGACGGCCTGCCGGGACTGTCCAAGGCCTACGGCATGACCATCCCGAAGGACCGGATCAGCCTGCTGGACACCGGCGTCGTCTACACCGAGACGGACAAGGGGCAGACCTGCAACTTCGGTGAGGTGTTCACCACCGACGGGCGTATCGCCGCGCTCGGCCTCACGGTGCTGCAGGACGACAAGCGCTTCTTCCCGTCCTACAACGCCGCCGTCACCCTCCGGCAGGAGACCTACCAGAAGTATCCCGCGCTTGAGAAGGTGCTCCAGCCGGTGATCGACAAGCTGGACGACGCGACCATGCAGAAGCTCAACGCCCGGGTCGACGTCGACGGCGAGGAGCCGGGCAAGGTCTCCGCTGACTGGCTCGACAAGTCGGGCTTCCTCGGCGGCGGAGCATAG
- the trxA gene encoding thioredoxin, producing MATIEVTEKNFNEIADEGIVLLDFWAAWCGPCRTFGPIFEKSSEKHDDIKFGKIDTEAEQALAQGFEITSIPTIMAIRDGIVVFAQPGALPAPALEDLIGQVRALDMEAIRAELASELGTQNG from the coding sequence GTGGCCACCATCGAGGTAACCGAGAAGAACTTCAACGAGATCGCCGACGAGGGGATCGTCCTGCTGGACTTCTGGGCGGCCTGGTGCGGGCCGTGCCGGACGTTCGGGCCGATCTTCGAGAAGTCGTCGGAGAAGCACGACGACATCAAGTTCGGCAAGATCGACACCGAGGCGGAGCAGGCGCTCGCCCAGGGCTTCGAGATCACCTCGATCCCGACGATCATGGCGATCCGTGACGGCATCGTCGTCTTCGCCCAGCCCGGAGCGCTGCCGGCGCCGGCCCTGGAGGACCTGATCGGCCAGGTCCGCGCGCTCGACATGGAGGCCATCCGGGCCGAGCTCGCGAGCGAGCTGGGCACGCAGAACGGCTGA
- a CDS encoding spore-associated protein A: MRTPKKGITLAFAVAAALAGTVATSSPASAASSPIAICGGGSYHVIDQFDLESATAYLLYNGTYNCVVTVKKTTGTTTYVAAMIRIQGSAGYTTDGGRYQFYAGPVKVKAPGKCIEWGGVSPEVYFLSEPVHCG, from the coding sequence ATGCGCACCCCGAAAAAGGGAATCACTCTCGCGTTCGCCGTGGCGGCCGCACTGGCCGGGACCGTCGCCACGAGCAGTCCGGCGAGTGCCGCCTCGTCGCCCATCGCGATCTGCGGCGGCGGCTCCTACCACGTGATCGACCAGTTCGACCTGGAGAGCGCCACCGCCTACCTGCTCTACAACGGCACCTACAACTGCGTGGTCACCGTGAAGAAGACGACCGGCACGACCACCTACGTCGCGGCCATGATCCGGATCCAAGGCAGTGCCGGTTACACAACGGACGGGGGCCGATACCAGTTCTACGCCGGCCCGGTCAAGGTCAAGGCGCCGGGCAAGTGCATTGAATGGGGTGGCGTAAGCCCTGAGGTCTACTTCCTCTCGGAACCGGTGCACTGCGGCTGA
- a CDS encoding class II 3-deoxy-7-phosphoheptulonate synthase, with protein MSINLDSWRRLPAAQQPEWPDRDELDKVVAELAGLPPLVFAGECDKLKADLAAVARGEAFVLQGGDCAETFAGATADDVRNKLKTLLQMAIVLTYAAKVPVVKIGRMAGQFAKPRSKNNETRDGVELPAYRGDMVNGFDFTPGSRVPDPWRLLRAYHSSAVTLNLARAFTKGGYADLRQVHAWNQDFVAESPAGKRYERLAREIDQALAFMRACGAEPEEFHSVEFYSSHEALILDYDRALTRIDSRTGQPYDVSAHMVWIGERTRQLDGAHVEFFSRIRNPIGVKLGPTTSAEDALALIEKLNPENEPGRLTFITRMGASKIREHLPELVEKVTASGAQVAWICDPMHGNTFEAPSGHKTRRLDDVLNEVAGFFEVHAALGTHPGGIHIELTGDDVTECVGGGWDIAEGDLALRYETACDPRLNRGQSLDLAFRVAELYRSV; from the coding sequence GTGAGCATCAACCTCGATTCCTGGCGGCGGCTGCCTGCGGCACAGCAGCCCGAATGGCCCGACCGCGACGAGCTGGACAAGGTCGTCGCCGAACTGGCGGGGCTGCCGCCCCTGGTCTTCGCCGGGGAGTGTGACAAACTCAAGGCGGACCTGGCGGCGGTGGCGCGTGGCGAGGCCTTCGTGCTGCAGGGCGGCGACTGCGCCGAGACCTTCGCCGGAGCCACCGCGGACGACGTGCGCAACAAGCTGAAGACGCTGCTGCAGATGGCGATCGTGCTCACCTACGCGGCGAAGGTGCCGGTCGTGAAGATCGGCCGGATGGCCGGGCAGTTCGCCAAGCCGCGCTCCAAGAACAACGAGACCCGTGACGGCGTGGAGCTGCCCGCCTACCGCGGTGACATGGTCAACGGCTTCGACTTCACTCCCGGGTCGCGCGTCCCCGACCCCTGGCGGCTGCTGCGCGCCTACCACTCCTCGGCGGTGACGCTGAACCTGGCCCGCGCCTTCACCAAGGGCGGCTACGCCGACCTGCGCCAGGTGCACGCCTGGAACCAGGACTTCGTGGCCGAGTCTCCGGCCGGGAAGCGCTACGAGCGGCTCGCCCGGGAGATCGACCAGGCGCTGGCGTTCATGCGCGCGTGCGGGGCCGAGCCGGAGGAGTTCCACAGCGTGGAGTTCTACTCCTCGCACGAGGCGCTGATCCTCGACTACGACCGGGCGCTCACCAGGATCGACTCACGGACCGGCCAGCCGTACGACGTCTCGGCGCACATGGTCTGGATCGGCGAGCGCACCCGCCAGCTCGACGGCGCACACGTGGAGTTCTTCTCCCGGATCCGCAACCCGATCGGGGTGAAGCTCGGCCCGACGACCAGCGCCGAGGACGCCCTCGCCCTGATCGAGAAGCTGAACCCGGAGAACGAGCCCGGACGGCTCACGTTCATCACCCGGATGGGCGCGTCGAAGATCCGGGAGCACCTTCCCGAGCTGGTGGAGAAGGTCACCGCGAGCGGCGCCCAGGTGGCGTGGATCTGCGACCCGATGCACGGCAACACCTTCGAGGCGCCCAGCGGTCACAAGACCCGCCGCCTCGACGACGTGCTGAACGAGGTCGCCGGCTTCTTCGAGGTGCACGCCGCGCTCGGCACCCACCCGGGAGGCATCCACATCGAGCTGACCGGTGACGACGTCACCGAGTGCGTGGGCGGCGGCTGGGACATCGCCGAGGGCGACCTGGCGCTGCGCTACGAGACGGCCTGCGACCCGCGCCTCAACCGGGGCCAGTCGCTGGACCTGGCCTTCCGGGTGGCGGAACTGTACCGCTCGGTCTGA
- a CDS encoding FAD-dependent oxidoreductase, whose amino-acid sequence MDQSTCVIVGGGPAGAVLALLLARAGVEVTLLEKHGDFLRDFRGDTIHPSTLQLLDELGLAGEFDRLPHRKARQMTMRTDDATVPIADLSRLPGRYGYIAFVPQWDFLNLVTDAAKRCPTFRLVMNAEVHDVIREGDAVRGVRYRDAGGEHELRATLTVATDGRHSDVRRAAGLVPVEHGAPMDVVWFRLPREPTDLDQPFLRVSVGHMMVAINRETYWQLAYLIPKGGFDALRARGIEALRGPVAGLLPFLADRAGLLSGFGDVSVLSVRLNRLRRWHRPGLLIIGDAAHAMSPVFGVGINLAVQDAVAAANLLAGPLAAGAEIPESLLARVQRRRTPPTVITQFAQRVVQNRLISRALSGDARPLRLPRDISRLPVIGALARRFIGFGVRPEHVATPVGSHHA is encoded by the coding sequence ATGGATCAGAGCACATGCGTGATCGTGGGGGGCGGCCCCGCGGGGGCCGTTCTCGCCCTGCTGCTGGCCCGGGCCGGCGTCGAGGTGACGCTACTGGAGAAGCACGGCGACTTCCTGCGTGACTTCAGAGGCGACACCATCCACCCCTCGACCCTGCAGCTCCTCGACGAGCTCGGCCTGGCCGGGGAGTTCGACCGGCTGCCCCACCGCAAGGCGCGGCAGATGACCATGCGGACCGACGACGCCACGGTGCCGATCGCCGACCTGTCCAGGCTGCCGGGCCGTTACGGCTACATCGCGTTCGTGCCGCAGTGGGACTTCCTCAACCTGGTGACCGACGCCGCCAAGCGGTGTCCCACCTTCCGCCTCGTCATGAACGCCGAGGTCCACGACGTGATCCGGGAGGGCGACGCGGTGCGCGGGGTCCGTTACCGGGACGCCGGCGGCGAGCACGAGCTGCGGGCGACGCTCACCGTGGCCACCGACGGACGGCACTCCGACGTGCGCCGGGCCGCCGGGCTCGTCCCGGTGGAGCACGGCGCGCCGATGGACGTGGTGTGGTTCCGGCTGCCGCGCGAGCCCACCGACCTCGACCAGCCGTTCCTGCGGGTGTCAGTCGGCCACATGATGGTGGCGATCAACCGCGAGACATACTGGCAGCTCGCCTACCTGATCCCCAAGGGCGGCTTCGACGCCCTGCGGGCCAGGGGCATCGAGGCGCTCCGCGGCCCGGTGGCCGGGCTGCTGCCCTTCCTCGCCGACCGCGCCGGGCTGCTGTCGGGCTTCGGCGACGTGAGCGTGCTGTCGGTCAGGCTCAACCGGCTGCGCCGCTGGCACCGGCCGGGCCTGCTGATCATCGGTGACGCGGCGCACGCCATGTCCCCGGTCTTCGGGGTCGGCATCAATCTGGCCGTGCAGGACGCGGTGGCCGCGGCCAACCTGCTGGCCGGTCCGCTCGCCGCCGGGGCCGAGATCCCCGAGTCCCTGCTCGCCAGGGTTCAGCGGCGCCGCACCCCGCCCACCGTGATCACCCAGTTCGCCCAGCGCGTGGTGCAGAACCGGTTGATCAGCCGCGCCCTGTCCGGAGACGCCAGGCCGTTGAGACTGCCGCGTGACATCTCCCGGCTGCCCGTGATCGGTGCGCTCGCCCGCCGCTTCATCGGCTTCGGGGTCCGCCCCGAGCATGTCGCAACCCCGGTGGGGTCTCACCATGCATAA
- a CDS encoding phosphotransferase family protein, which produces MDSDTKRRLTAAELDALTRRALGTGLAAATELTDGFANAVWRLTLQDGREVVLKLSPPPELAQLRYERNLLRTEAMVYGLAEAAGVPGPELLRAGFDDPVLGGDYLILSVLDGVPWNQATPSEADRGALRRELGGHLARLNAITGDVYGYPHADLTGDTWRAAFLAMTGAVLADAHRYATPLPRPADEIRAAIEASAAVLDEVTVPSLVHFDVWPGNVFLTPGDTPRIQAIIDHERAFWGDPLADFVTPTIFGELAETDEIVAGYREAGGVVEFTGSARTRIALYRLYLALIILAENGPRQYPEEDYAPLRDRSVQALLSALDQLSA; this is translated from the coding sequence ATGGACAGCGACACCAAGCGCCGGCTCACCGCCGCCGAGCTCGACGCGCTGACCCGGCGTGCCCTGGGCACCGGTCTCGCCGCCGCCACGGAGCTGACGGACGGTTTCGCCAACGCCGTGTGGCGGCTGACCCTCCAGGACGGCCGCGAGGTGGTGCTCAAGCTGTCGCCCCCGCCCGAGCTGGCACAGCTGCGCTACGAACGAAACCTGCTGCGCACCGAGGCCATGGTGTACGGCCTGGCCGAGGCGGCCGGGGTGCCGGGCCCGGAGCTGCTGCGGGCCGGGTTCGACGATCCGGTGCTGGGCGGCGACTACCTGATCCTGTCCGTCCTCGACGGCGTGCCGTGGAACCAGGCCACCCCGTCGGAGGCGGACCGGGGCGCACTCCGCCGGGAGCTCGGCGGCCACCTGGCCCGGCTGAACGCGATCACCGGCGACGTCTACGGCTACCCGCACGCCGACCTGACCGGCGACACCTGGCGGGCCGCCTTCCTCGCGATGACCGGGGCGGTGCTCGCGGACGCGCACCGTTATGCGACGCCGCTGCCGAGACCCGCCGACGAGATCCGGGCGGCGATCGAGGCGAGCGCGGCGGTGCTGGACGAGGTGACGGTCCCCTCCCTGGTCCACTTCGACGTCTGGCCGGGCAACGTCTTCCTGACTCCCGGCGACACTCCGCGCATCCAGGCGATCATCGACCATGAGCGGGCGTTCTGGGGCGACCCCCTGGCCGACTTCGTCACGCCGACGATCTTCGGTGAGCTGGCCGAGACCGACGAGATCGTGGCGGGCTACCGGGAGGCGGGCGGCGTCGTGGAGTTCACCGGCTCCGCCCGCACCCGGATCGCCCTCTACCGCCTCTATCTCGCGTTGATCATCCTGGCGGAGAACGGCCCCCGCCAGTACCCGGAGGAGGACTACGCCCCCCTCCGCGACCGGAGTGTCCAGGCCCTGCTCAGCGCGCTGGACCAGCTCTCCGCCTGA